In Mytilus edulis chromosome 13, xbMytEdul2.2, whole genome shotgun sequence, a single window of DNA contains:
- the LOC139500494 gene encoding cerebellin-3-like, whose translation MRSLTQGRSSHVRLPKKKDFPAFTAYRSSSQSLSVNEIVKFDKIWTNNGDGYDPSSGVFTAPLAGLYRFAAVVMSVSDAVLYLSLYHNDAQITSSYLSDKGYKTGTFDVALTLEQGDKVSIRSRSKSQTIFSDGSNYCTFSGNLFAM comes from the exons ATGCGTAGtttaactcaag GACGTTCAAGTCATGTTCGTTTACCAAAGAAAAAAGACTTCCCTGCTTTTACAGCATACAGATCATCTTCACAATCTTTGTCTGTAAACGAAATCGTCAAGTTCGATAAAATTTGGACAAATAATGGAGATGGATACGACCCCAGCAGCGGAGTTTTTACAGCTCCATTAGCGGGACTGTATCGTTTTGCAGCAGTTGTAATGTCTGTTTCTGACGCTGTCTTGTATTTAAGTCTCTATCACAACGACGCACAGATAACATCAAGCTATCTCAGTGACAAGGGATACAAGACTGGGACGTTTGATGTTGCTTTGACGTTGGAGCAGGGAGACAAGGTGTCAATTAGATCTAGAAGTAAAAGTCAGACAATATTCAGTGACGGTAGTAACTACTGTACCTTTTCAGGAAACCTGTTTGCTATgtaa
- the LOC139500495 gene encoding cerebellin-3-like, with protein MSFFIGGSSNFRLPKRKDFPAFTAYRSSSQSLSVNEIVKFDKIWTNNGDGYDPSSGVFTAPLAGLYHFAAVVMSVSDAVLYLSLYHNDAQITSSYLSDKGYKTGTFDVALTLEQGDKVSIRSRSKSQTIFSAGSNYCTFSGNLIAI; from the coding sequence atgtccttttttataGGAGGTTCAAGTAATTTCCGTTTACCAAAGAGAAAAGACTTCCCTGCTTTTACAGCATACAGATCATCTTCACAATCTTTGTCTGTAAACGAAATCGTCAAGTTCGATAAAATTTGGACAAATAATGGAGATGGATACGACCCCAGCAGCGGAGTTTTTACAGCTCCATTGGCGGGACTGTATCATTTTGCAGCAGTTGTCATGTCTGTTTCTGACGCCGTCTTGTATTTAAGTCTCTATCACAACGACGCACAGATAACATCAAGCTATCTAAGTGACAAGGGATACAAGACTGGGACGTTTGATGTTGCTTTGACGTTGGAGCAGGGAGACAAGGTGTCAATTAGATCCAGAAGTAAAAGTCAGACAATATTCAGTGCCGGTAGTAACTACTGTACCTTTTCAGGAAACCTTATtgctatataa
- the LOC139500496 gene encoding complement C1q-like protein 3, with the protein MMVLLCIPVLLLCGQIVAVKGDCNRKLENGLFDDLIQMMLKIRGSGSSVHGHFPKRKDFPAFAAYRASSQSLSVNEVVKFDKVWTNNGNGYDPSSGVFTAPLAGLYHFAAVVMSTNGGNLYVRLFHNNDKITSTYTTDKGYKTGTFDIVLTLEKGDKVYIKSGHNSQSIFSDADNYSTFSGNLIAL; encoded by the exons ATGATGGTTTTGTTGTGTATCCCTGTTTTGCTTCTTTGTGGACAAATTGTGGCTGTCAAAGGAGACTGTAATCGAAAACTTG AGAATGGCCTATTTGATGACCTCATTCAGATGATGCTGAAAATCAGGGGATCTG GTAGTTCAGTTCATGGCCATTTTCCCAAGAGAAAAGACTTTCCAGCTTTTGCAGCATACAGGGCATCTTCACAATCTTTGTCTGTGAACGAGGTTGTCAAGTTCGATAAAGTTTGGACAAATAATGGAAATGGATACGACCCTAGCAGCGGTGTTTTTACAGCTCCATTGGCAGGATTGTACCATTTTGCAGCAGTCGTCATGTCTACGAATGGAGGAAACTTGTATGTTAGGCTCTTCCACAACAACGATAAGATAACATCAACATATACCACTGATAAGGGATACAAGACCGGCACTTTTGATATTGTGTTGACGTTGGAAAAGGGAGACAAGGTATATATTAAATCCGGACATAACAGTCAATCCATTTTCAGTGATGCTGATAACTACAGTACCTTTTCAGGAAACCTTATTGCCTTGTAA